From the Candidatus Bathyarchaeota archaeon genome, one window contains:
- a CDS encoding ATP-binding protein has translation MKQEVSKLDAVPSKRLFLSIIADYDVNRSICELVDNAIDLWVKSGKTKKLAIQIVVDARQQSICIRDNAGGVKKDDMRVIVGPGQTTNHPTDEVIGIFGVGTKRAVVALAQYIKITTRYKRDRTYQVEFDDAWLETDGWDLPLYEVDSIAESTTIIDLQKLRLHITDDVVLHLKQHIRATYAKFLTNDQLLLTLNGEKLQPLGFENWAYPPKYEPRNYAGTLVTEDGQSVSVEVTAGLTLESSPATGEYGVYFYCNDRLIARALKTYNVGFTKGLAGVPHPSLSLARIIVSLKGETQSMPWNSSKSAINPNHQVFVALRDWLVQVVKDYASLSRRLEGDWEEKVFAYPEGEPMQVSISNFPEARKSYLPPLPQSKPRYVDKMKQVNKKIAKEKPWTIGLYESIVAVDLIYNQKLQQKNRICLILLDSTIEIAFKEFLVNDIDLKTNDERLSQLFCRRAAVQKEVSALQKNISYTEWKKIDYYYKMRCKLVHERASVQVSDYEVEDYRRIVETVLHKLFKLCF, from the coding sequence ATGAAACAAGAAGTATCTAAACTGGATGCAGTTCCTTCAAAACGGTTGTTTCTTTCGATAATAGCCGATTATGATGTGAATCGTTCAATTTGTGAACTGGTAGATAATGCTATTGATCTTTGGGTTAAAAGTGGTAAAACAAAAAAGCTTGCTATACAGATAGTTGTTGATGCCCGTCAGCAATCAATATGTATTCGTGACAACGCTGGTGGTGTAAAAAAGGATGATATGCGTGTTATCGTTGGTCCTGGTCAAACAACTAATCATCCAACCGATGAGGTTATTGGGATTTTTGGTGTGGGAACTAAAAGAGCAGTTGTTGCATTAGCGCAGTACATCAAAATCACAACTCGTTATAAACGAGATAGAACTTACCAGGTTGAATTCGATGATGCTTGGCTTGAAACTGATGGTTGGGATTTGCCTCTATATGAAGTGGATTCCATAGCGGAAAGTACAACAATAATTGATCTGCAAAAACTGCGGCTTCATATAACTGACGATGTCGTATTGCATCTTAAGCAACATATTCGTGCTACATACGCCAAGTTTTTGACAAATGATCAACTTCTTCTAACTCTAAATGGGGAGAAATTGCAGCCGCTTGGCTTCGAAAATTGGGCGTATCCTCCAAAATATGAGCCGCGTAACTATGCTGGTACTTTGGTAACAGAAGATGGTCAAAGTGTAAGTGTGGAAGTTACTGCTGGTCTTACTTTGGAATCCAGTCCTGCTACAGGTGAGTATGGCGTTTACTTCTATTGTAATGATCGTCTTATCGCGCGGGCTTTAAAAACCTACAATGTAGGTTTTACAAAGGGCTTGGCAGGTGTTCCCCATCCAAGTCTTTCCCTGGCAAGAATCATAGTTTCTCTCAAAGGTGAAACACAGTCAATGCCTTGGAATAGCAGTAAATCGGCTATAAACCCTAATCATCAGGTCTTTGTGGCTCTGCGGGATTGGTTAGTTCAGGTGGTGAAGGATTATGCTTCATTGTCTCGCAGGCTTGAAGGCGATTGGGAGGAAAAAGTATTTGCCTACCCTGAAGGTGAACCCATGCAAGTTTCAATATCTAACTTTCCAGAAGCTCGGAAGTCCTACCTTCCTCCTCTTCCCCAATCAAAGCCAAGATACGTTGATAAAATGAAGCAAGTAAACAAAAAAATTGCTAAAGAAAAACCTTGGACAATAGGTCTCTATGAATCTATTGTCGCTGTAGATTTAATCTATAATCAAAAGTTACAGCAAAAGAATCGTATTTGTTTGATACTGTTAGATAGTACCATAGAGATAGCTTTCAAAGAGTTTTTAGTTAATGACATTGACTTGAAAACCAACGATGAGCGGTTAAGCCAGCTTTTTTGCAGAAGAGCTGCTGTTCAGAAGGAGGTTAGCGCGCTTCAAAAGAACATCTCTTATACTGAATGGAAAAAAATTGACTATTATTACAAGATGCGTTGTAAGCTTGTGCATGAACGGGCCTCAGTTCAAGTGAGTGATTATGAGGTTGAAGATTATCGGCGTATAGTTGAAACTGTTCTTCACAAATTATTCAAACTGTGTTTTTAA
- a CDS encoding FprA family A-type flavoprotein — protein sequence MVKVNLAENVFWVGAVDWNIRDFHGYTTQRGSSYNAYLIVDEKVALVDTVKHTFSDDLLAHICEVIDPAKIDYIIVNHVEMDHSSSLPRIAQVAKNATIISSERGKDALVQHYGEDFNKVQTVKTGDQLKLGKRTLSFVDAAMLHWPDSMFTYIVEDKILLSNDAFGQHLAAVQRFDDQVDEHILMEEAKTYYANILMLLGPLIIKKIQEVVKMGIPIDMIAPSHGIIWRKNPTKIIQAYLDWSEEKSKEKIVIVHDTMWGSTDKMARAIAEGAASENVDVKVLKLRAANTTEAMTEILDCKAVLVGSPTLNNGMFPTISAFLTYAAGLKPKNKLWGFFGSYGWGGGAVRAMTEMATKAGFQIHDTNLQVKYIPKPDDLKQCRELGKQIAQKIKT from the coding sequence ATGGTCAAAGTTAACTTAGCTGAGAATGTTTTTTGGGTTGGTGCTGTTGATTGGAATATTCGTGATTTTCACGGGTATACGACGCAGCGTGGTAGTAGTTATAATGCGTATTTGATTGTGGATGAGAAGGTTGCGTTGGTGGATACGGTTAAGCATACGTTTAGTGATGATTTGCTTGCGCATATCTGTGAGGTTATAGACCCCGCCAAAATTGACTACATCATCGTAAATCATGTGGAGATGGATCATTCCAGTTCGCTGCCAAGAATTGCGCAGGTTGCCAAGAACGCTACTATCATCTCGTCGGAGCGTGGCAAGGACGCGTTGGTGCAGCATTACGGCGAAGACTTCAACAAAGTCCAAACCGTCAAAACAGGCGACCAACTCAAATTGGGCAAGCGTACCCTGAGCTTTGTGGACGCGGCGATGCTTCACTGGCCTGACAGCATGTTCACCTACATCGTAGAAGACAAAATCTTGCTCTCCAACGACGCATTTGGACAGCACTTAGCCGCGGTGCAACGATTTGACGACCAAGTCGACGAACACATACTCATGGAGGAAGCCAAAACCTACTACGCCAACATCCTCATGCTCCTAGGACCCTTGATCATCAAGAAAATCCAAGAAGTCGTCAAAATGGGCATCCCCATTGACATGATAGCCCCAAGTCACGGCATCATCTGGCGCAAAAACCCAACAAAAATAATACAAGCTTACTTGGATTGGAGCGAAGAAAAATCCAAAGAAAAAATCGTTATCGTGCACGATACTATGTGGGGCAGCACTGACAAGATGGCACGTGCCATAGCAGAAGGCGCCGCAAGCGAAAACGTCGACGTCAAAGTCCTCAAACTGCGCGCTGCAAACACCACAGAAGCCATGACTGAAATCCTTGACTGCAAAGCCGTCCTCGTCGGCTCACCCACCTTAAACAACGGTATGTTCCCCACCATCAGCGCTTTCCTCACCTACGCCGCAGGACTAAAACCCAAAAACAAGCTCTGGGGCTTCTTTGGCTCCTACGGATGGGGAGGCGGAGCAGTACGCGCCATGACAGAGATGGCAACCAAAGCAGGCTTCCAAATCCACGACACCAACCTACAAGTAAAATACATCCCCAAACCCGACGACCTCAAACAATGCCGCGAACTAGGCAAACAAATCGCCCAAAAAATCAAAACCTAA
- a CDS encoding cob(I)yrinic acid a,c-diamide adenosyltransferase: MGYVYLYTGLGGGKTTNALGLALRCVGHGKKVVVVQFCKWSKDTGEVLIQDKLAGLYEIYQFGRKAWLGTKDKTVKIDGEAFKIEGVTQEDKALAQQGLELALKVMLEREPYLLVLDEVNLAAHWKLVAEEAVLDLLSKVPEQTTVVLTGRYAPKSFIDRADFVNFVEPVKMPKTFTQTKGIQY; encoded by the coding sequence ATGGGTTACGTCTACTTGTACACGGGTTTGGGCGGAGGCAAAACAACAAACGCTTTGGGGCTAGCGCTGCGCTGTGTTGGGCACGGCAAAAAAGTTGTGGTTGTGCAGTTTTGCAAGTGGAGCAAAGACACGGGCGAAGTTCTAATCCAAGACAAGCTGGCAGGGCTGTATGAGATTTACCAGTTTGGCAGAAAAGCGTGGCTGGGCACAAAAGACAAAACCGTAAAAATTGACGGAGAAGCCTTCAAAATCGAAGGGGTGACACAAGAGGATAAGGCTTTGGCGCAGCAGGGCTTAGAATTAGCCTTGAAGGTTATGCTTGAGCGGGAGCCGTATTTGCTGGTTTTGGATGAGGTGAATTTGGCGGCGCACTGGAAACTCGTAGCGGAAGAGGCGGTGCTGGATTTGTTAAGCAAGGTGCCAGAACAAACCACGGTGGTTCTAACAGGCAGATACGCGCCCAAAAGCTTCATAGACCGAGCCGACTTTGTCAACTTCGTCGAACCCGTCAAAATGCCAAAAACATTCACACAAACCAAAGGCATCCAATACTAA
- a CDS encoding adenosylcobalamin-dependent ribonucleoside-diphosphate reductase produces the protein MFSGKIKKRDGRIVDFDAGRIESAMHKAFLAVELGNGDKSKNVTYEVVKRLEEKFGEAVPSVEDAQDAVVEVLQEKGYGKVAVAYEEFRVKKEELRRLRGLLGVAPKLTVNAMEVLKKRYLLRDEKEKIIETPAQLFSRVATAIAQVDAAYGEDPKKTQETFYNLMAKLEFLPNTPTLFNAGTQRGQLSACFVLPVEDSLESIFDAVKNMALIEQTGGGVGFDFSKLRPQGDLVRSSKGVASGPISFMQIFNTATQVIKAGGKRRGAMMAILRIDHPDIKEFITAKQNHTALTNFNISVAVTNEFLEALKTDGEYYLVNPRSKERTQKLKASQIWNLMAQTAWATGDPGVVFIDEINKHNPTPQIGRIDSTNPCGEQPLLPYESCNLGSINLSKMLTADKKEMDWEKLRTTARAAVHFLDNVVDANVYPLKATGEITRANRKIGLGVMGFADMLLMLNVPYDSKEALQLGRQIMKFIKEEGHKKSAQIAKKRGSFPNFKGSIWDGKYKAFRNATITTIAPTGTISIIAGCSSGVEPLFAISFMRKVLGGTRLFETNLFFEETAKQQGFYNAQLLEEIAKTGSVQNIQGVPEQVQRVFVTALDIAPKWHVKMQAAFQENTDNAVSKTVNLPHEATVKDVREVYELAWKLKCKGVTVFRYGSKPEQVLYVGEIKTEKGTFVSADSEYAGGCPSQNCPVPA, from the coding sequence ATGTTTTCTGGTAAGATAAAAAAACGTGATGGCAGGATTGTAGATTTTGATGCGGGCAGAATTGAAAGTGCCATGCATAAGGCGTTTCTTGCAGTAGAACTGGGCAACGGCGACAAATCCAAAAATGTAACTTATGAAGTGGTCAAGCGGTTAGAAGAGAAATTTGGGGAGGCGGTGCCGTCGGTGGAGGATGCCCAAGACGCTGTAGTTGAGGTTTTACAGGAAAAAGGTTACGGGAAAGTGGCGGTGGCGTATGAGGAGTTTAGGGTGAAGAAGGAGGAGCTGCGCAGGCTGCGGGGGCTACTGGGGGTAGCGCCCAAGTTGACGGTTAACGCGATGGAGGTTTTGAAGAAAAGGTATTTGCTTCGCGACGAAAAAGAGAAAATCATCGAAACCCCCGCGCAACTGTTTAGCCGCGTTGCAACTGCTATTGCTCAGGTGGACGCAGCGTATGGCGAAGACCCCAAGAAAACCCAAGAAACCTTCTACAACCTGATGGCTAAACTTGAGTTCCTGCCCAACACGCCCACACTGTTTAATGCGGGTACGCAGCGGGGGCAGCTTTCAGCTTGTTTTGTATTGCCCGTAGAGGATTCTCTGGAGAGCATATTTGATGCCGTAAAAAACATGGCGCTCATCGAGCAAACAGGCGGCGGCGTAGGCTTTGACTTCTCCAAACTCAGACCCCAAGGCGACCTTGTGCGTTCCAGCAAAGGCGTAGCCTCAGGACCCATAAGCTTCATGCAAATCTTCAACACCGCCACCCAAGTCATCAAAGCAGGAGGAAAACGCCGAGGAGCCATGATGGCAATCCTACGCATAGACCACCCCGACATCAAAGAGTTCATAACCGCCAAACAAAACCACACAGCCCTAACCAACTTCAACATATCCGTAGCCGTCACCAACGAGTTTTTGGAGGCACTCAAAACAGACGGCGAGTACTATTTGGTTAATCCGCGCAGCAAAGAGAGAACCCAAAAACTCAAAGCCTCACAAATCTGGAACCTGATGGCGCAGACCGCGTGGGCAACAGGCGACCCCGGCGTAGTCTTTATTGACGAAATCAACAAGCACAACCCAACCCCACAGATAGGCAGGATTGATTCGACAAACCCGTGTGGAGAACAACCGCTTTTGCCCTATGAATCGTGTAATTTGGGTTCGATTAACCTCTCCAAAATGCTGACCGCAGACAAGAAGGAGATGGATTGGGAGAAACTGCGCACGACAGCGCGGGCGGCGGTGCATTTTTTGGATAACGTGGTGGACGCGAATGTTTACCCGCTTAAAGCCACGGGGGAGATAACGCGTGCAAACCGCAAGATTGGGCTTGGCGTTATGGGGTTTGCCGACATGCTCCTGATGCTAAATGTGCCCTACGACTCCAAAGAAGCGCTGCAGTTGGGCAGGCAAATAATGAAGTTCATCAAAGAAGAAGGCCACAAAAAATCTGCCCAAATCGCCAAGAAACGCGGTTCATTCCCCAACTTTAAGGGCAGCATCTGGGACGGAAAATACAAAGCGTTCAGAAACGCAACAATAACCACGATTGCACCCACAGGAACAATAAGCATTATTGCGGGGTGCTCATCTGGAGTTGAGCCGTTGTTTGCTATTTCGTTTATGCGCAAGGTTTTGGGCGGCACAAGATTGTTTGAGACGAACCTGTTTTTTGAGGAAACCGCCAAGCAACAGGGCTTCTACAACGCCCAATTATTAGAAGAAATCGCAAAGACAGGTTCAGTGCAAAACATCCAAGGCGTACCAGAACAGGTGCAGCGCGTTTTTGTTACGGCGTTAGATATTGCGCCCAAATGGCACGTAAAAATGCAGGCGGCGTTTCAGGAAAACACCGACAACGCGGTCAGCAAAACCGTGAACCTGCCCCATGAAGCCACCGTCAAGGACGTACGGGAGGTTTATGAGTTGGCGTGGAAGCTCAAATGCAAGGGCGTTACGGTTTTTCGTTACGGCAGCAAACCTGAACAGGTGCTGTACGTGGGCGAAATCAAAACCGAAAAAGGCACGTTCGTCTCGGCAGATTCAGAATACGCAGGCGGCTGTCCCTCACAAAACTGCCCCGTCCCCGCATAA
- a CDS encoding B12-binding domain-containing radical SAM protein, whose translation MKVCLVFPCLKNFGGFDSLGKHSEGIYVNHGLASIAAVLSAKGHLVTLVDLRECKSWDDVQAKFAEADADYYCVYMQTLDFYEAKRCGDIAHDLGKKTIVGGPHPSILPEHVIATTSFDYVFVGEAEVTLPDLLENPQKYERLVVGAHPDLDSLPYEQREIFNLKKVFATKHPFFPSPFLSVIVGRGCPFTCSFCKPGEDKIFGKFRMRSIDHLMGEIEMLKDRYDYAILMIDDDSFTLKPDYVKEFCDRYEKIGCPFITQSRADFIVNHPDLVKRMKEVGLWMFIVGFESGNQRILNLYRKGTTVETNLQAANICKQAGVKLWANFILGAPTETLDEVRDTLRMVKTMNPTHYSPSFYTPVVGTDLYEYCREKGLLLSEDPVDCGSRSPTAPKIKGQDYEELHKLLMRELHGELKYQSWRALGKIKRLLS comes from the coding sequence GTGAAAGTTTGTTTGGTGTTTCCGTGTTTGAAGAATTTTGGCGGCTTTGATAGCCTTGGCAAGCACAGTGAAGGCATATACGTTAACCATGGATTGGCAAGTATCGCGGCGGTGTTGTCTGCGAAGGGACATTTGGTTACTTTGGTTGATTTGCGTGAATGCAAAAGCTGGGATGATGTCCAAGCAAAGTTTGCTGAGGCAGACGCTGACTACTACTGTGTGTACATGCAGACTCTGGATTTTTACGAGGCAAAACGCTGCGGCGATATAGCTCACGATTTAGGAAAAAAAACCATAGTCGGTGGTCCCCACCCCAGCATACTGCCCGAACATGTCATAGCAACAACCAGCTTTGACTACGTGTTTGTCGGCGAAGCCGAAGTCACATTACCTGACCTGCTTGAAAACCCCCAAAAGTACGAGCGCCTAGTTGTTGGGGCGCATCCTGACTTGGATAGCTTGCCCTACGAGCAACGAGAAATTTTTAATCTGAAGAAGGTTTTTGCAACAAAGCATCCCTTTTTCCCTTCGCCGTTTTTAAGCGTAATTGTCGGGCGTGGGTGTCCGTTTACGTGTTCGTTTTGTAAGCCTGGCGAGGACAAGATTTTTGGCAAATTCCGCATGCGCAGCATTGACCATCTAATGGGCGAAATTGAAATGCTAAAAGACCGTTACGACTACGCTATTTTGATGATTGACGATGACAGTTTTACTTTGAAGCCTGATTACGTGAAGGAGTTTTGTGACCGCTACGAAAAAATTGGGTGCCCCTTCATAACTCAAAGCCGCGCGGATTTCATCGTCAACCATCCTGACTTGGTTAAACGCATGAAAGAAGTTGGGCTGTGGATGTTTATCGTCGGGTTTGAATCTGGCAACCAACGCATTCTTAATTTGTATCGCAAAGGCACCACAGTTGAGACAAACTTGCAGGCGGCTAACATCTGCAAACAAGCAGGCGTCAAGTTGTGGGCTAACTTCATTTTGGGCGCCCCAACTGAAACCTTAGACGAGGTGCGTGATACGTTGCGGATGGTGAAGACCATGAACCCCACGCATTACAGCCCCTCCTTTTACACTCCTGTAGTGGGCACTGACCTGTATGAGTACTGCCGCGAAAAGGGGCTTTTGCTGTCTGAGGACCCTGTTGATTGCGGTTCGCGCAGCCCGACGGCGCCAAAGATTAAGGGGCAAGACTATGAGGAGCTGCATAAGCTGCTGATGCGTGAATTGCATGGCGAATTGAAATACCAGAGTTGGCGTGCGCTGGGCAAAATTAAGCGGTTGCTGTCCTGA